A region from the Triticum aestivum cultivar Chinese Spring chromosome 3D, IWGSC CS RefSeq v2.1, whole genome shotgun sequence genome encodes:
- the LOC123080498 gene encoding cell division protein FtsY homolog, chloroplastic-like isoform X1, with protein MIRSFDCQDGEEKTEKDVDMRNPRKWKRKKVLMMVIIRISSLTTMMIGTKRRKYEILLVLHGTTGLNMLQQAKEFNDVVGIKGFILTKLDRTAHVGCVVSVNRRTWSSSQVCWHRRRGGDLQPFDAEAFVEAISP; from the exons ATGATTCGCTCATTCGACTGCCAG GATGGAGAGGAGAAAACTGAAAAGGATGTTGATATGAGGAATCCAAGGAAGTGGAAGAGGAAGAAAGTTCTGATGATGGTGATAATTAG AATATCAAGTTTGACGACGATGATGATTGGAACCAAGAGGAGGAAGTAC GAGATCTTGCTGGTTCTGCATGGCACAACTGGATTAAATATGCTACAGCAAGCGAAGGAGTTCAACGAT GTTGTTGGAATCAAAGGATTCATCCTAACGAAATTAGACAGGACTGCTCATGTTGGCTGTGTG GTGAGTGTTAATAGACGAACTTGGAGTTCCAGCCAAGTTTGTTGGCATCGGCGAAGGGGTGGAGATCTCCAACCTTTTGATGCAGAAGCATTTGTTGAAGCCATTTCCCCATAA
- the LOC123080498 gene encoding cell division protein FtsY homolog, chloroplastic-like isoform X2 has protein sequence MRNPRKWKRKKVLMMVIIRISSLTTMMIGTKRRKYEILLVLHGTTGLNMLQQAKEFNDVVGIKGFILTKLDRTAHVGCVVSVNRRTWSSSQVCWHRRRGGDLQPFDAEAFVEAISP, from the exons ATGAGGAATCCAAGGAAGTGGAAGAGGAAGAAAGTTCTGATGATGGTGATAATTAG AATATCAAGTTTGACGACGATGATGATTGGAACCAAGAGGAGGAAGTAC GAGATCTTGCTGGTTCTGCATGGCACAACTGGATTAAATATGCTACAGCAAGCGAAGGAGTTCAACGAT GTTGTTGGAATCAAAGGATTCATCCTAACGAAATTAGACAGGACTGCTCATGTTGGCTGTGTG GTGAGTGTTAATAGACGAACTTGGAGTTCCAGCCAAGTTTGTTGGCATCGGCGAAGGGGTGGAGATCTCCAACCTTTTGATGCAGAAGCATTTGTTGAAGCCATTTCCCCATAA